CATCCCTCGTGCTACTGCTTTTGCTGATGCTGCCATGAATCGTCAACCACTAGCTATATATTCACCTAAGCACCCATCTCTCGATGTCTTAAATAAAATTGCTCAAGGAATGGATCGATTGTAATGGTTAAGAAGACTATACAAGTTCCCCAAATGCGTGGAGTTCAAGATTTACTAACAATTAATGAGGGGCAAACTCCAACTGCTGTCTCGATTGAACGTATTAATGCCAACCCAAAACAACCTCGTCGTTGGTTCGATCCTGCGAAAATGGCAAAATTAGTAGAATCAGTCCAAAAATACGGAATTTTAGAACCATTACTGGTTCGCCCGGATGGATTTGGTGATTATGAATTGATCGCTGGAGAAAGAAGACTTCGCGCGGCTATTGAACTTGGGCATAAGGAAGTGCCTATTGTGAGCCAAGAACTTTCCGATGAAGAAGCGCTATCTATATCTATTCTGGAAAATTTACAACGGGAAGATTTAAATCCTCTTGAAGAAGTTGAAGCCATATTAGCTCTACTAGCCCTGAATTTGAAGGTAACTCCTGATACGATTAAGTCCATTTTGAATGAAGCAGCTAATCAAAAAAAGCGGAAGCTGGATTTGACGGAAAACGTTTCCCGTCAATTGGAAGAGATTGAAAACCTTCTCAGTAATTTAGGGAAATTTACCGCCGAAAGTTTTAGAACTAGCCGCTTACCTT
Above is a genomic segment from Merismopedia glauca CCAP 1448/3 containing:
- a CDS encoding ParB/RepB/Spo0J family partition protein — translated: MVKKTIQVPQMRGVQDLLTINEGQTPTAVSIERINANPKQPRRWFDPAKMAKLVESVQKYGILEPLLVRPDGFGDYELIAGERRLRAAIELGHKEVPIVSQELSDEEALSISILENLQREDLNPLEEVEAILALLALNLKVTPDTIKSILNEAANQKKRKLDLTENVSRQLEEIENLLSNLGKFTAESFRTSRLPLLNLPTEVLETLRKGQLEYTKARAIARVKSLEKRTELLERAIKENLSLTQIKELIQQLEINQQKPPERVFQERYSDLGRRLTQAGVWKDTKKYKKLEKLLNDLEQFLSET